GCACGGTCAAATTTTCAATTTCACCGATTATCACTTGATTTTCTTTGATGATATTGTTGATATCATACTTTACGCTGGCCGCATAGGCCGTCATGATGATGGCCGATACACAAAGGCCCCCCACCACCACTGTGAGAAACAGGATAGCGATTCGATCTTTGGGCGTCACGCTGGACTTTTTTTTCACCTTAACCTTTTGAGGCTTTTTTGGCTTCATATCAAAGCCATATTTCTTGTAATTGTCCTGGTACTCGTACCATTTCTCAGCAGGCATCATCCGTCTTCACCTCTTCTTCTCAATAATTCTAAGTTTGGCACTTCGTGCCCTAGGGTTTTCTTCTAGCTCTTCTTTTCCAGAAACAATTGGTTTCCCTGTCACTTTTACCATGTCTGTCACTTTTCCGCAGGTGCACAGCGGAAATTCCTTGGGACAAGTACAAGGGTTCAACCGTCGATTAAAGTATTCCTTGACGATACGGTCTTCCAAAGAATGAAAAGTAATGATGCAAAGTCGGCCGCCTGGTCTGAGGGCATCGCAAAACGCTTCCACCGCCCGCTCTAGGTGACCCAATTCATCATTTACTTCAATTCGTATGGCCTGAAAGGTCCTCTTGGCCGGATGGGGCCCCTCTCGTCTGGCCGAAGCAGGAATAGCTGCCTTAATCACGTCTACCAACTTTGCCGTAGTTCTTATTGCTTCTTGGTTTCTGGCCTTTACGATGAATTCGCTTATACGGGATGCCCACCGTTCTTCGCCGTAGGTCTTGATGACCTCTGTCAGCGCGTCCTTGGAATAGGTGTTGACCACCTCTTCCGCTGTCAAAGCATCCTCTGCATTCATCCGCATGTCCAGAGGAGCTTCCTGCATGTAGGAAAATCCCCGTTCAAAATTGTCCAGCTGGAAGGAAGAAACGCCTAAATCCAGCAATGCCCCGTCAATACCGGGTAGTTCAAGCTTGTCCAATATTTCAGCAATATTGGAGTAGTTATCCTGTACAAATTCTTTCCGACAGGGAAAAGGCTCCAGCCGACCAGCCGCCGCATTCAGCGCATCCTGATCTCGGTCAATGCCGATAAGTAGGCCCTCTGGCCCCAACAGGCTGCATATGCCAGAAGCATGTCCGCCTCCGCCCAAGGTGCCGTCTGCATAAATGCCTTCTGGCTTCACTTGAAGCCCCTTCATACATTCGTCGTACAGAACAGACACGTGTTTAAACTCCATGTTCCATCCCCTTTCATCAAATGCCGTATTCGGCCATTTGGGCTGCAATGTTGTTAGGGCTCAGTTCTGCTTCTTCTTCAGCCTCAGACCATTCCTTCCTGCTCCAAATTTCTATTTTATCCAATAG
The genomic region above belongs to Aminipila butyrica and contains:
- the rsmH gene encoding 16S rRNA (cytosine(1402)-N(4))-methyltransferase RsmH, which produces MEFKHVSVLYDECMKGLQVKPEGIYADGTLGGGGHASGICSLLGPEGLLIGIDRDQDALNAAAGRLEPFPCRKEFVQDNYSNIAEILDKLELPGIDGALLDLGVSSFQLDNFERGFSYMQEAPLDMRMNAEDALTAEEVVNTYSKDALTEVIKTYGEERWASRISEFIVKARNQEAIRTTAKLVDVIKAAIPASARREGPHPAKRTFQAIRIEVNDELGHLERAVEAFCDALRPGGRLCIITFHSLEDRIVKEYFNRRLNPCTCPKEFPLCTCGKVTDMVKVTGKPIVSGKEELEENPRARSAKLRIIEKKR